In Anaerobacillus isosaccharinicus, one genomic interval encodes:
- a CDS encoding alpha/beta-type small acid-soluble spore protein — MQNNSNNNQLVVPGVQQALDQMKYEIAQEFGVQLGPDATARANGSVGGEITKRLVQMAEQQLGR; from the coding sequence ATGCAAAACAACTCTAATAACAATCAACTTGTTGTTCCAGGAGTACAGCAAGCACTAGACCAAATGAAGTATGAGATTGCACAGGAGTTCGGTGTTCAACTTGGACCAGATGCGACTGCTCGTGCAAATGGTTCTGTTGGTGGAGAAATTACAAAGCGCCTTGTACAAATGGCTGAGCAACAATTAGGACGTTAA
- the hutG gene encoding formimidoylglutamase, with the protein MSNLQFLKPSGSLFVDRDVTRFSDIVKAWEGKEIQGVGLIGAPLSKSSISHSGAHLAPGTIRKALSAFTTYSVEENLDLNEWNIQDLGDIVMHVTDIIHSQERIFETLLEVYATNQNFLPIILGGDNSITYPSIKAFTKAKGRVGVIQFDAHHDVRNLEDGGATNGTPFRSLLETKTIEGKNLIQIGIRDFSNSKTYRTYVKEKGVSIYTMKDVRENSIKNIMTEAIESLNKSVDVVYVSLDMDVVDQSEAPGCPAIGPGGMSASSLIEAITLLGEQPKVKGLEIVEIDPTVDFRDMTSRLAAHVVLNFLKGKEKAKLR; encoded by the coding sequence GTGAGTAATTTGCAGTTCCTTAAGCCATCAGGTTCTCTCTTTGTAGACAGAGACGTGACGAGATTTTCAGACATTGTCAAAGCTTGGGAAGGTAAGGAAATTCAAGGTGTAGGGTTGATTGGTGCGCCTTTATCTAAATCATCGATAAGTCATTCTGGTGCACATCTTGCGCCAGGAACCATTCGGAAGGCTCTGTCAGCATTTACAACGTATTCTGTGGAAGAAAACTTAGATTTAAACGAATGGAATATTCAAGACCTTGGTGATATTGTCATGCATGTTACTGATATTATTCACTCCCAGGAGCGTATTTTTGAGACACTTTTAGAAGTGTACGCCACAAACCAAAACTTCCTGCCGATTATTCTTGGTGGCGATAACTCGATCACCTATCCTAGTATTAAGGCATTTACTAAGGCAAAAGGAAGAGTTGGAGTCATTCAGTTTGATGCCCATCACGATGTACGAAATTTAGAGGACGGTGGAGCTACGAATGGAACGCCGTTTCGAAGTTTGTTAGAGACGAAGACAATTGAGGGTAAGAACCTTATCCAAATTGGGATCCGTGATTTTTCAAACAGTAAAACTTATCGAACATATGTAAAGGAAAAGGGTGTGTCGATTTATACAATGAAAGACGTGCGAGAAAATTCAATAAAGAACATCATGACTGAAGCGATCGAAAGTTTAAACAAAAGTGTTGATGTTGTTTATGTTTCTCTTGATATGGATGTTGTTGATCAATCGGAAGCACCAGGTTGTCCGGCCATCGGGCCAGGAGGAATGAGTGCTAGTTCATTAATAGAAGCAATTACTCTGTTAGGTGAACAACCTAAGGTTAAGGGCTTAGAAATTGTTGAGATTGATCCAACCGTTGATTTTAGAGATATGACAAGTAGATTAGCGGCCCATGTCGTTTTAAACTTTTTAAAAGGAAAAGAAAAAGCAAAGCTACGATAA
- a CDS encoding YdbC family protein has translation MAEIKFDIEETFGEISESAKGWKKELNLISWNGRPAKFDLREWDPNHQKMGKGITLSKEELKALKVLLNNMEL, from the coding sequence ATGGCAGAGATAAAGTTCGATATCGAAGAAACATTCGGTGAAATATCAGAAAGTGCAAAAGGGTGGAAAAAAGAGTTAAATTTAATTAGTTGGAATGGTCGTCCAGCAAAATTTGATTTACGTGAATGGGATCCAAATCATCAAAAGATGGGAAAAGGCATAACATTGTCCAAAGAAGAATTGAAAGCTTTAAAAGTGTTATTAAATAATATGGAATTATAG
- a CDS encoding sodium-dependent bicarbonate transport family permease yields the protein MGQIVEIAYANLLSPMILFFLMGIVAVLVNSDLKVPTAFYTGYTMIILFTIGIKGGVELRNVSFLEMLPTIVAALILSVGMLFISYLIVAKIFRFSIIDSWAIAAHYGSVSAVTFIAGLAFLEKIGVFYEAYMSAILVVMEGPAIILAIIFYKMYAQKHGGDVSNPNSSLKHVIKEAFFGKSIFLLLGGIFIGFVAHADGLTKIKPLFGDLFYGLLCIFLLHMGMIATQSIKKIEKLKITSFMFAFILPVIGGTIGIFIGSVIGLSMGGAFILAILTGSASYIAAPAAVEQAIPKANSGIYLGSALGLTLSFNLVFGIPYFYWVATLFY from the coding sequence ATGGGACAAATTGTTGAAATTGCATATGCAAACTTATTATCGCCAATGATCTTATTTTTTCTAATGGGGATTGTTGCAGTATTAGTTAACTCAGACTTAAAAGTACCAACTGCTTTTTATACCGGTTACACAATGATTATTCTCTTTACAATTGGGATTAAAGGTGGGGTAGAGCTTAGAAATGTTTCTTTTTTAGAAATGTTACCAACAATTGTTGCTGCATTAATATTAAGTGTTGGAATGCTCTTTATATCCTATCTCATTGTTGCGAAGATTTTTCGGTTTTCAATCATTGATTCATGGGCTATTGCTGCTCATTATGGATCAGTTAGTGCCGTTACATTTATTGCTGGATTAGCATTTTTAGAAAAAATTGGTGTGTTTTATGAAGCGTATATGTCCGCCATTCTAGTCGTTATGGAAGGACCGGCAATCATATTAGCGATTATTTTTTATAAAATGTATGCTCAAAAGCATGGTGGAGACGTAAGTAATCCTAATTCAAGCTTAAAACATGTTATAAAAGAAGCTTTTTTTGGAAAGAGTATATTTCTTCTATTAGGTGGTATTTTCATTGGTTTTGTGGCTCATGCAGATGGATTAACTAAAATCAAACCGTTATTTGGAGATTTGTTCTACGGTTTACTATGTATCTTCTTATTACATATGGGGATGATTGCAACTCAGAGTATTAAAAAAATTGAGAAGTTAAAGATAACATCGTTTATGTTTGCATTTATTTTACCGGTGATTGGTGGAACAATTGGAATTTTTATTGGAAGTGTAATTGGTCTATCGATGGGTGGGGCATTTATTCTAGCTATATTAACAGGAAGCGCATCTTATATTGCGGCACCAGCTGCTGTTGAACAGGCTATTCCAAAAGCGAATTCAGGCATTTATCTTGGTTCAGCACTTGGTCTAACACTCTCGTTTAATTTAGTGTTTGGGATCCCCTATTTTTATTGGGTAGCGACACTCTTCTACTAA
- a CDS encoding IS1182 family transposase has product MLPKKELMLSSYSELYDILIPENHFLRKFNNLVDFEFIYDELKDMYNEAFGATAKCPIMMFKLLLLKVMYPMSDRDLIERATFDMSFKYFLDVAPEDKMVHPTSLTKFRKLRLQDESLLNLLIKKTVEIALKEGLIKSNQIIADSTHTNSMFNSKSPIEILIEQSKQLRKSVYKQDDTYKDKMPTKPSTSELVDHINYCNQLVDIIKKDEQLYVKEDVRLKAHLLEEIVNDDIEHLNSTVEKDAKVGHKSSDTSFFGYKTHIAMVPERIVTSAVVTTGEQNDGKQAKELIEKSIENGIEVKAFIGDGAYSEKDMIEYTKEKEIKLVSKLSKTVSEGTKRATGEFDYNKDAGRYVCTAGHMAIKKALHGKKKHATEGTVLRETHYFDIEKCKVCPLREGCYKEGSASKTYTVTLKKDKFHEEHQLYQETEEFKELAKNRYMIEAKNAELKNRHGFKKSHSHGLLGMHIQSATTIFVVNMKRIITLMG; this is encoded by the coding sequence ATGCTACCTAAAAAAGAACTAATGCTCAGTTCGTACAGTGAACTTTACGATATACTAATCCCAGAAAATCATTTCTTGAGGAAGTTTAATAACTTAGTTGACTTTGAATTTATCTATGACGAATTAAAAGATATGTATAATGAGGCATTTGGCGCTACAGCCAAATGTCCAATTATGATGTTTAAGTTACTATTACTCAAGGTGATGTACCCAATGTCTGATCGTGATTTGATTGAGAGAGCGACGTTTGATATGTCATTTAAATACTTTTTAGATGTAGCACCTGAAGATAAAATGGTTCATCCAACAAGCTTAACTAAATTTAGAAAACTTCGATTACAAGACGAATCATTATTAAATTTACTTATTAAAAAGACGGTTGAGATTGCCTTGAAAGAAGGGCTTATTAAATCCAACCAAATCATTGCGGATTCCACTCATACAAATAGTATGTTTAACTCTAAATCACCTATTGAAATCTTGATTGAACAGTCCAAACAGTTAAGGAAGAGCGTTTATAAACAGGACGACACTTATAAAGATAAAATGCCTACTAAGCCAAGTACGAGTGAATTAGTTGACCATATTAACTATTGTAATCAATTAGTAGATATCATTAAAAAGGACGAGCAGTTATACGTTAAAGAAGACGTAAGATTAAAAGCTCATTTATTAGAGGAGATTGTCAACGATGATATCGAACACTTAAATTCAACTGTAGAAAAAGATGCAAAAGTTGGACATAAGAGTTCAGACACATCCTTTTTTGGATACAAAACTCACATCGCTATGGTTCCAGAGCGTATTGTGACATCAGCTGTTGTTACAACAGGTGAACAGAATGACGGAAAACAGGCAAAAGAATTAATTGAGAAATCAATTGAAAATGGAATTGAAGTGAAAGCATTCATTGGCGACGGAGCTTACTCTGAGAAAGATATGATTGAATATACAAAAGAAAAAGAAATTAAGTTAGTATCGAAATTAAGTAAAACTGTATCAGAGGGCACTAAAAGGGCAACAGGTGAATTTGATTACAATAAGGATGCTGGGCGATATGTATGTACAGCAGGGCATATGGCAATTAAAAAAGCTTTACATGGGAAGAAAAAACACGCAACGGAAGGAACCGTATTACGAGAAACCCATTACTTTGATATTGAGAAATGTAAGGTATGTCCACTAAGAGAAGGCTGTTATAAAGAAGGATCTGCAAGTAAAACATATACCGTAACTTTGAAGAAGGATAAATTTCATGAGGAACACCAACTCTATCAGGAAACAGAAGAGTTCAAAGAGTTAGCGAAAAATAGGTATATGATCGAGGCTAAGAACGCAGAGCTAAAGAATCGCCATGGGTTTAAAAAAAGTCATTCCCATGGTCTCTTAGGTATGCACATACAAAGTGCAACAACCATCTTCGTAGTGAATATGAAACGAATTATCACGTTAATGGGTTAG
- the hutI gene encoding imidazolonepropionase translates to MTLHVDLLLKNIGQLLPMRSAGPRTGVAMQELEVLEGAVLGIKDGKIAFIGTKDSEITASEVIDCKGRLVTPGLVDPHTHVVFGGSREHEMALKQQGVPYLEILKQGGGILSTVEATRKASMEQLYDKASFHLDRMLTYGTTTVEAKSGYGLDKETELKQLRVAKELQQNHQIDLVSTFLGAHAIPKTHKDNPELFLEEMLDLLDEIKKEHLAEFVDIFTETGVFTVEQSRKYLQKAKDKGFELKIHADEIDPLGGTEMAASLEARSADHLVGASDEGIRKLAETGTIAVLLPGTTFYLGKSTFARAREMIEQGVTVSLATDFNPGSSPTENLQLIMSIAALYLKMSPEEIWNAVTINAAYAIGRGQEAGQLDLGRKADVVIWDAPNYLYIPYHYGVNHVNTVIKNGKVVVERMSIRE, encoded by the coding sequence ATGACATTACACGTAGATCTACTACTTAAAAATATCGGGCAACTTTTACCAATGCGGTCTGCAGGTCCCCGTACTGGAGTGGCCATGCAAGAGCTTGAGGTTCTTGAGGGAGCTGTGCTAGGAATTAAAGATGGGAAAATCGCTTTTATTGGAACAAAGGATTCCGAAATAACAGCTAGCGAAGTTATCGATTGTAAGGGAAGGCTAGTCACCCCAGGGTTAGTTGATCCTCATACTCACGTTGTTTTTGGTGGCTCAAGGGAACACGAAATGGCCCTTAAGCAACAAGGAGTTCCATATTTAGAGATACTAAAGCAAGGTGGGGGTATTCTTTCAACGGTTGAAGCAACAAGAAAGGCCTCTATGGAACAATTATATGATAAAGCAAGTTTCCACCTTGATCGAATGCTAACATACGGCACGACAACAGTTGAAGCTAAAAGTGGCTATGGTCTTGATAAAGAAACAGAACTTAAGCAATTAAGAGTGGCAAAAGAACTCCAACAAAATCACCAAATAGATCTTGTCTCGACGTTCTTAGGTGCTCATGCGATTCCAAAAACACATAAGGACAATCCAGAGTTGTTTTTAGAAGAAATGCTAGATCTATTAGATGAAATTAAAAAGGAACATTTAGCGGAGTTTGTGGACATTTTTACAGAAACAGGCGTGTTCACAGTGGAACAATCCAGGAAATATTTACAAAAAGCGAAGGACAAAGGTTTTGAGCTTAAAATACATGCAGATGAAATTGACCCCCTTGGTGGCACTGAAATGGCTGCTTCATTAGAAGCAAGATCTGCTGATCACCTTGTTGGTGCATCAGACGAAGGAATTCGTAAGTTAGCTGAAACAGGTACAATTGCCGTGCTATTACCAGGAACGACATTCTATCTAGGAAAAAGTACCTTTGCTAGAGCAAGGGAAATGATTGAGCAAGGAGTTACCGTTTCTTTAGCAACTGATTTTAATCCGGGGAGTTCACCAACTGAAAATCTACAACTGATTATGTCAATTGCTGCCCTCTATTTAAAAATGTCTCCAGAAGAAATTTGGAATGCGGTCACAATAAATGCCGCTTATGCCATTGGTCGTGGTCAGGAAGCAGGGCAGTTGGACTTAGGAAGAAAAGCAGATGTAGTTATTTGGGATGCGCCAAACTATTTATATATTCCTTATCATTATGGAGTGAATCATGTGAATACAGTCATAAAAAACGGAAAGGTTGTCGTCGAAAGGATGAGCATACGTGAGTAA
- the hutH gene encoding histidine ammonia-lyase, which yields MVTLTGQTLTFSEVEKILFNGEEVVASAESIEKVIASRKAVEKIVEGERVVYGITTGFGKFSDVYIDKENVEALQLNLIYSHACGVGDPFPEVVSRAMVLLRANALLKGFSGVRPVVIEQLLKLVNSHIHPIIPQQGSLGASGDLAPLSHLALVLIGEGDVYYKGEKTTAMKALTSEGIFPITLTAKEGLALINGTQAMTAMGVVAYLEAEKIAQQSELIASLTMEGLKGIIDAFDEDIHLARGYQEQVDVAKRIRTYLADSQLTTRQGEIRVQDAYSLRCIPQVHGATWQTLNYVKEKLEIEMNAATDNPLIFDHGEKVISGGNFHGQPIAFAMDFLKIAMAELANISERRIERLVNPQLNDLPPFLSPEPGLQSGAMIMQYVAASLVSENKTLAHPASVDSIPSSANQEDHVSMGTIGSRHAYQIITNVRRVLAIEAICAMQACDIRGKEKMATKTKIFLEEGRKIVPFITADRVFSKDIEALNTWLKHGVFNLENIEIMTNNN from the coding sequence ATGGTTACATTAACAGGCCAAACGTTAACGTTTTCTGAAGTAGAAAAAATTCTATTTAATGGGGAAGAAGTAGTAGCCTCAGCAGAGAGTATCGAAAAAGTCATTGCTAGTCGAAAAGCGGTTGAAAAAATTGTTGAAGGTGAAAGAGTCGTTTATGGGATCACAACAGGCTTTGGAAAATTTAGTGATGTTTACATTGATAAAGAGAATGTTGAAGCACTTCAGCTAAATCTTATTTACTCTCATGCTTGTGGTGTCGGTGACCCTTTTCCTGAAGTTGTCTCTAGAGCGATGGTTCTCCTTCGGGCTAACGCTTTACTAAAAGGTTTTTCTGGTGTTCGTCCTGTTGTTATTGAGCAGTTATTAAAATTAGTCAATTCTCATATACATCCTATCATTCCACAGCAAGGATCCTTAGGTGCCAGTGGAGACCTCGCACCTTTATCACATCTTGCCCTAGTTTTAATTGGTGAAGGAGATGTTTATTACAAAGGTGAGAAAACAACGGCGATGAAGGCATTAACGAGTGAAGGGATCTTTCCAATTACTTTAACTGCAAAAGAAGGATTGGCACTTATTAACGGAACACAAGCAATGACAGCAATGGGAGTAGTTGCTTACCTTGAAGCTGAAAAAATTGCACAACAATCCGAACTGATTGCTTCGTTAACTATGGAAGGTCTAAAAGGGATCATCGATGCTTTTGATGAGGATATACACCTGGCTCGAGGCTATCAAGAACAAGTTGACGTAGCCAAACGAATTCGGACCTATTTAGCAGACAGCCAATTGACAACGAGACAAGGGGAAATACGAGTTCAAGACGCTTATTCACTTCGTTGCATTCCCCAGGTCCACGGGGCAACGTGGCAAACATTAAATTACGTAAAAGAAAAACTTGAAATAGAAATGAATGCGGCAACTGATAATCCATTAATTTTTGATCATGGAGAAAAGGTTATTTCAGGTGGGAACTTTCACGGGCAACCAATTGCCTTTGCGATGGACTTTTTAAAAATTGCCATGGCGGAGCTTGCCAATATCTCCGAGCGAAGAATTGAACGATTAGTAAATCCACAATTAAACGATTTACCACCATTCTTAAGTCCTGAGCCTGGTCTTCAGTCAGGGGCAATGATTATGCAATATGTTGCGGCATCTTTAGTTTCTGAAAACAAAACATTGGCCCATCCAGCAAGTGTCGATTCGATACCTTCATCAGCGAACCAAGAAGATCATGTCAGTATGGGGACAATAGGTTCTAGGCATGCGTACCAAATTATTACTAACGTGCGCCGAGTCCTCGCCATTGAAGCCATTTGTGCGATGCAGGCATGTGACATAAGAGGAAAAGAAAAAATGGCGACGAAAACAAAAATATTTCTTGAAGAGGGACGTAAAATTGTTCCATTTATTACAGCAGACCGAGTTTTTTCAAAAGATATTGAAGCACTTAATACGTGGTTAAAACATGGAGTGTTTAACTTAGAAAACATTGAAATCATGACAAATAACAACTAA
- a CDS encoding GGDEF domain-containing protein → MNLGAVYLALENYEEADKYLRRSLQISEEEKDGLREVGCLHFLGRLAYKKGNIKEATDFFEQCLQVNHEVGDVFLEVELYIDYYYLARDSQELEKGISYLYKSLELAERIKEKDYLIQISSLLASSYEILGDVEKTIYYYKKYHDQTKEVTSLEQESKLRGIAIQLKAEESQRKNKAFEILTQELEQKTQELSRSYSQIKIISEIGQSITSTLNVNKVFRRIYESINSLMDATVLGIGIYNKQKDAIEYKLYIEEGENAPVFDIPLSSKSSWAVWCFKNKKEIMINDTEEEYLNYLESMTSTFGTLRPSIIFCPLILEEEIIGVVTVQSKEKNAYDQHALESIRALVSYIVIAINNAETSEKLAEEIAIRKQSQVELVELNNKLVKISELDGLTEIPNRRRFDQLFYEEWERAKRDQLPLSIILVDVDQFKEYNDHYGHQEGDRVLCDVAKALQNVPKRGTDFVARYGGDEFVAILPNTDEHGAIMVAEKMISNIVALQINHQYSKVTNHITLTIGAATITPQVEMDREGLIRMADKALYQAKDKGRNRVELYHEQ, encoded by the coding sequence ATTAATTTAGGGGCTGTTTATTTGGCATTAGAAAACTACGAAGAAGCTGATAAATATCTACGTAGGAGTCTTCAAATTAGCGAAGAAGAAAAAGACGGTTTAAGAGAAGTGGGCTGTCTTCATTTTTTAGGTAGACTAGCTTATAAAAAAGGAAATATAAAAGAAGCGACCGATTTCTTTGAACAATGCTTACAAGTTAATCATGAAGTTGGTGATGTTTTTTTAGAAGTTGAGCTCTATATTGATTATTATTATTTAGCAAGAGACTCACAGGAGTTAGAAAAAGGGATCTCTTACTTGTATAAAAGTTTGGAATTAGCTGAGAGAATTAAGGAGAAAGACTATCTTATTCAAATTTCTTCTTTATTAGCAAGTAGCTATGAGATTTTGGGAGATGTCGAAAAGACTATTTATTACTATAAAAAGTATCATGATCAAACAAAGGAAGTTACTAGTCTTGAACAGGAAAGCAAGCTTAGAGGTATTGCAATCCAATTAAAGGCAGAAGAATCGCAACGTAAAAACAAAGCGTTTGAAATTTTAACACAAGAATTAGAGCAAAAGACACAAGAATTGTCCCGATCATATTCACAAATAAAAATTATTAGTGAAATTGGTCAAAGTATCACCTCAACACTAAATGTAAATAAAGTATTTAGACGGATTTATGAAAGCATCAACAGCTTAATGGATGCCACCGTATTAGGGATTGGGATTTATAATAAACAAAAAGATGCAATAGAATATAAGCTCTACATTGAGGAAGGCGAAAACGCCCCTGTTTTTGATATTCCGCTTAGCAGTAAGTCAAGTTGGGCCGTTTGGTGTTTTAAGAACAAAAAAGAAATTATGATCAATGATACAGAGGAAGAATACTTAAATTATTTAGAATCGATGACAAGCACTTTTGGAACGTTAAGGCCTTCGATTATTTTTTGTCCACTAATTTTAGAAGAGGAAATTATTGGGGTTGTAACGGTACAAAGTAAAGAAAAAAATGCTTATGATCAGCATGCTTTAGAATCAATAAGAGCCCTTGTTTCATATATAGTAATTGCTATAAATAATGCTGAAACATCAGAAAAACTTGCTGAAGAGATTGCGATTAGAAAGCAATCACAGGTAGAACTAGTAGAATTAAATAATAAACTTGTTAAAATTTCGGAATTAGATGGCTTAACTGAAATACCAAATCGTAGAAGGTTTGATCAGCTATTTTATGAAGAATGGGAAAGGGCGAAAAGAGATCAATTGCCCCTATCGATTATCCTTGTCGATGTAGATCAGTTTAAAGAGTATAATGACCATTACGGTCATCAAGAGGGAGACCGAGTACTTTGTGATGTAGCTAAAGCGCTTCAAAATGTACCAAAACGAGGAACCGATTTTGTTGCCAGGTACGGTGGTGATGAATTTGTAGCAATTCTCCCAAATACAGATGAACATGGCGCAATTATGGTGGCAGAAAAAATGATTAGCAATATTGTAGCTTTACAAATAAATCATCAGTATTCAAAAGTTACTAACCATATCACTTTGACCATTGGAGCAGCGACTATTACACCACAGGTGGAAATGGACCGAGAAGGCTTGATTCGGATGGCGGATAAAGCACTATATCAGGCAAAGGATAAAGGTCGTAACCGAGTAGAACTTTACCATGAACAATAA
- the hutU gene encoding urocanate hydratase, producing the protein MKEIKKRVIKANKGVDLQCKGWEQEAVLRMLCNNLDPEVAEKPEDLIVYGGIGKAARNWESFDAIVHQLKSLEDNETLLIQSGKPVGRFRTHEHAPRVLLSNSVLVPKWANWEHFNHLEKQGLMMYGQMTAGSWIYIGTQGILQGTYETFAAIAKKHYDNSLRGTLTLTAGLGGMGGAQTLAVTMNDGVVLAVDVDASRIQKRLDTKYCDRMTYSLDEALKWTLEAKQNGTPLSIGLVGNAAEIHHEILARDVKIDIVTDQTSAHDPLNGYVPVGYTVDEADHLRKNNPELYVQLANQSMKTHVEAMLQFQQRGSIVFDYGNNIRQVAKDEGLENAFDFPGFVPAYIRPLFCEGKGPFRWVALSGDPEDIYRTDRLIKELFPENEALCRWIDMAQDKVAFQGLPSRICWLGYGERVKMGLAINELVRTGEIKAPIVIGRDHLDCGSVASPNRETEAMLDGSDAVGDWAILNALINTSAGASWVSVHHGGGVGMGYSLHAGMVVVADGTERASQRLDRVLSTDPGMGVIRHADAGYELAQEVAKEKSIIIPMDKTN; encoded by the coding sequence ATGAAAGAAATAAAAAAGCGTGTCATAAAAGCAAATAAAGGGGTAGATTTGCAATGTAAGGGCTGGGAGCAAGAAGCTGTTCTAAGAATGCTATGTAATAATCTTGACCCAGAAGTAGCAGAAAAGCCAGAGGATTTAATTGTTTATGGTGGGATTGGGAAGGCTGCTCGAAACTGGGAATCTTTCGATGCCATTGTTCACCAGTTAAAGAGTTTAGAAGACAATGAAACATTACTCATTCAATCTGGAAAACCAGTTGGGCGCTTTCGTACACATGAACATGCTCCACGAGTCTTACTTTCAAACTCGGTTTTAGTGCCAAAATGGGCGAACTGGGAGCACTTTAATCATCTAGAAAAGCAAGGACTGATGATGTATGGCCAAATGACAGCAGGTAGCTGGATTTACATTGGAACACAAGGAATTTTACAGGGAACGTATGAAACGTTTGCCGCGATTGCCAAAAAACACTATGACAATAGTTTAAGAGGAACATTGACGTTGACAGCTGGTCTTGGTGGTATGGGCGGTGCGCAAACATTAGCGGTCACAATGAATGATGGCGTTGTCCTCGCAGTTGATGTAGATGCTAGCAGAATTCAAAAGCGACTTGATACAAAATATTGTGACCGGATGACTTACTCTTTAGACGAAGCACTTAAGTGGACGCTAGAAGCAAAACAAAATGGAACGCCGCTTTCAATTGGCCTTGTCGGCAATGCTGCTGAAATTCATCATGAAATATTAGCCCGTGACGTAAAAATTGATATCGTCACTGATCAAACATCTGCCCATGACCCATTAAATGGGTACGTTCCAGTAGGCTATACAGTTGATGAAGCAGACCATTTACGTAAAAATAACCCTGAGCTGTATGTTCAGCTTGCAAATCAAAGTATGAAAACCCATGTGGAAGCGATGCTACAGTTCCAACAACGTGGCTCAATCGTCTTTGATTATGGAAATAACATTCGCCAAGTAGCTAAAGATGAAGGGCTAGAGAACGCCTTTGATTTTCCCGGCTTTGTTCCTGCTTATATTCGTCCATTATTTTGTGAAGGGAAGGGGCCTTTCCGTTGGGTAGCATTATCAGGTGATCCTGAAGATATTTATCGGACAGATCGTTTAATAAAAGAACTGTTCCCTGAAAATGAAGCGCTTTGTCGTTGGATTGATATGGCCCAAGATAAAGTAGCATTTCAAGGCCTACCATCTCGCATATGTTGGTTAGGCTACGGCGAGAGAGTGAAAATGGGGCTTGCTATCAATGAATTAGTTCGTACCGGGGAGATAAAAGCACCAATTGTCATTGGTCGTGATCACTTGGATTGTGGTTCTGTCGCTTCGCCAAACCGGGAAACTGAAGCGATGTTAGATGGAAGTGATGCTGTTGGGGATTGGGCTATTTTAAATGCTCTTATAAATACTTCTGCAGGTGCTAGTTGGGTTTCGGTTCACCATGGTGGCGGTGTTGGAATGGGTTATTCTCTTCATGCTGGAATGGTGGTTGTTGCAGATGGAACGGAGCGAGCGAGTCAAAGACTTGATCGAGTCCTCAGTACAGACCCTGGAATGGGTGTTATTCGCCATGCTGATGCTGGCTATGAGCTTGCTCAAGAAGTAGCCAAAGAGAAAAGTATTATTATTCCAATGGACAAAACAAACTAG